The genomic DNA CCACAACTGCCAGTCGTAGTTGGTGAAGTAAAATTCGCCTTTATATTGCAGCGTAACGCCTTGATACGTACCACTGTTGTCGCAGTGTCCGGCGCTCATCATTGTCACTTCGCCGTCGGAATCTCTCGTCGCCCAGCTGGTTGTGCAAGCGTATTGGGTACCCACCTAGAGATCGCCACCCCGAAACCTTCGAGCGGCCGGTTGCGGTAGCTGCTGTAGTGGAACCGAGTTCATCTCTAGGCTGACAGCCGGATTTCCTATAGAAGATTCCAGTTTCCCTTTAAGACTGGTAGGTAGATCTCCCGCGTAGTTGACAGTAACGACCGCGGTTCGGTCGTCTGCAGTGGTCTCAAAGATCACCTTCGCCGCCCGCAAGATGCCGGCAAGTCGATCCGCGACAGCCACGAGGTCGTCGTGTCGTATCTTAGAAGTTGTTTGGACTACCGGATACCCCTCAATATCTTGGGGCATTTTAAGATTACCATCCACAGATGCAACGATGCAAGGTAAACGGGTCGTGCTTCAATTCGACGTAGTCGATCGCCGGACTTGACCGGGCGAATGTTGCATAAAATGCCTCTCGGGCATGCAGTCTCTTTAGGGCCTCGCCATATTCAATATCAAACTCTTTGGCGTATGCTTCTGCTTGCGGATCGTTTCCTGTTTGAGAGATCGGGTTGTTCGGTAACGGATCGCCGGGACTCGACGTGTTGGTCCCGAAGCTGGGATCGGCGCCTGACCCGTCTACAGAGCTGGTCGCAGTCGTCGGCTCCGGTGCGGCTGAAACTGCCGGCGCTGGAGGCAGCAAGCTTCCGAAAAGCACAAGAACAGCCGGAACACCTAGTTTAGAAACCTTCATCGCGTGCTCCTCGCCAAGCGCCGTTGGAGGACTATGGCATATCGGTGCTCTGTCCGCATGAGATGAGCCAAATCGTTATAGAACCGGACGTGTTGGTCGTCAATAGAAGCAGCGATCGTGACGTGTCACAGTGGCTAGTAGTCGTCGGCAACGAACGCTCGACCGGGGGCGTCGAGCTGCGAGACCGTCAACGCGGGCTCGCTTATCGGTTTGCCCTGATTGCTAGGCCGGGATGGGCCAGGGCAGGGTCGGTAGCAGTTCGGTGGTGATGGTGCCCAAGAACCGCTCGACCTTGCCGCGGCCGCGGGGGCGACCGGGAGACGAGTGGATGATCTCGACTTCGAAATCGGCGCAGACCTGGGCGATGTGGCTGCTGGTGAAGTCGGAGCCGTGATCGGAGTAGAGCGCGCGGCGGGCGGGGTAGATGGGCCCATTGCACCTGCTCAGCCATGCCGTTCGCCCTCCGCTGTCCGATCAATCCTCTTGGTAGAGCTTCAAGCGCAGTCCGTCAGCCGCGTCCGGCGCGACCGGGGCCGCCGCCGTATTCCCTCGCGCCGGTTGGGGGTTGTTGAGCAGTTCGGCCAGGCTTCGGCGTGCGGTGAGGTGCTGACGAGGCTCGCGGCGCCGCTCGTTGCGGGCGGCCTGCAGGTCGTGCATCGAGATGGCCGCGGCGGCGATTTCGGGGGCAACGGCCCGGCAAAGGAACTTGTCACGGTGGTAGACCCGGATCTCGGCGAGGTCCCGGGGGTCGTACCGGACGGTGACTGCTTCTCCGACGTAGGGCGCCAGTGTGGTGGCGAAGTACCGCAGACCGTGCAGGTGGATCCCGTCGCGTTGCACCTTCCGCGGGGTTCGCACGGTGAGCAGCAGTAGGTCGAGCGCCTCTAGTGACTCGGGCATGCGCGGGAGCCAGCCTCCGGTGGTCCACCGCTGCGCCGGACTCTGCTGGGTTTCGGGATGCTCGCGTTGCAGATAGGTGCCGACGATCCACTCTCCGACCGCTTCGTCGAGCTGCGTGACCGTCAACGAAGGTGGAGTCACCGGCCGGCCGTGGTTGCCCGGCGGGATGTGCCCCGCAAGCGTGGGGAGCAGCTCGGTAGTGATGGTCCCGAAGAACCGTTCCCCTTTGCCGCGGCCGCGTGGTCGACCTGGAGTGGAATGGACCAGTTGCATCCGCAGGTCCGCGCAGACGTGTGCGATGTGGGTGCTGGTGAAGTCGGCGCCGTGGTCGGAGTACAGCGTCGCCGGGATCGCGCAGACCGGCCACCGGGGATCAGCTTTTCGCCAGATCGCCTGTCGCAACGCCAATGCGGTCTGTATAGCAGTCGGGCTGCCCAGGAACAGGGCGTAGCCGGCGACAGCCCGTGAATGTTCGTCCAGAACGACCGTCAACCACGGCCGGACGGCCCGACCCGACCCGTCCCGTATCTGGACGTCGAGCTCGGTGTGGTCGGCCTGCCACACGTCATTGGGCTGTAGGGCCTCCCGCCGCAGCACCAGTTCGAACTGGTCGCGATAGACGTACGGGTCGTGATGGGCCAACGCGACCAGGCCGCGGTCCAGCCGCCTGATGACCCGCCGCACCGAGTTGTACGACGGCGCCGGCAGACCGCGCTCGACCGCCACCCCCGCCACGATCCGATGGACCTGAGCGATCTGCGGCGGCGGTCGCCGCAGCGCCAAACCCTCGATCAGCTCGACCAGCTCAGCAGGGATCCGCCGCTCACCCCGATCCGACACTCTGGCTGATCCGGAGGCGCCTTGGACGGCCCCCACTGGTTCCTAGCTCTCCTTCCGAGACATTCACCCCTCTGACCAACAGGTCACATTAGGCTCAGTTGAGAGCGGTGAAACGGCGACAACGCAAGCCGGGGCTGTAAATCCGGGTCGGTTAGGGGAAACGCCAGGCGACAAGCGCTGGCCCGACCGCCGCGTACACCAGTGATCCGCTGATGACGGCAGCAGAGACCCGCGAGATTGATGGAATGCAGTGCGTTTCGGTCCAGTGCTGGTTCCAGGTTCGAAGGGTGTAGTCCGCACCCGCGGTGACGATGGCGTTCTGGCCGCCACGCGATCTAATCGCGATCGCGTTGATTCGGCGGTGGTGGCCGGTGAGGGTGCCGACGGGTCGGCCGTCGATGTCCCAGATCCGTGCGGTGGCGTCTTCGCTGCCGGTGACGATGACGTCCTGGCCACCGACCGGTCCGATCGCGACCGCAGTGATCCGGCCGCGGTGGCCGGTGAAGGGGGTGTCCGCGGGGTGGCCGTCGATGTCCCAGATCCGTGCGCTGCCGTCGGCGCTGCCGGTGACGATGACGTCCTGGCCGCCCAGCGATCCAATCGCGAGCGCACTGATCCGGCGGTAGTGGCCGGTGAGCGGGGCGCGCAGGGGCCGGCCGTCGAGGCTCCAGATCCGTGCGGTGCCGTCTTCGCTGCCGGTGACGATGACGTCCTGGCCGCCCAGCGATCCAGTCGCTACCGCACTGATCTGGCGGTCATGTCCGGTGAGGATGCCGACGAGTTGGCCGTCGATGTTCCAGATCCGTGCGGTGCCGTCGGCGCTGCCGGTGACGATGACGTCCTGGCCGCCCAGCGATCCAATGGTGACCGCAGTAATCCGGCGGTGGAGGTCGGTGAGGATGCCGACGAGCTGGCCGTCGATTTTCCAGATCCGTACGGTGCCGTCGGCGTCGCCGGTGACGATGACGTCCTGGCCGCCCAACGGCCCAGTCGCGAGCGCACTGATCCGGCCGTGGTGGCCGGTGACAGGGGTGTCCGCGGGGTGGCCGTCGATGTTCCAGATCCGTGCGGTGCCGTCGGCGCTGCCGGTGATGATGACGTCCTGGCCGCTCAACGATCCAACGGCGGCGGTCAAGATCGGCCCGTCGTGGCCGGTGAGCGGGGCGCGCACTGGTTGGCCGTCGATGTTCCAGATCCGTGCGGTGCCGTCGGCGTCGCCGGTGACGATGACGTCCTGGCCGCCCAGCGATCCAATGGTGACCGCAGTAATCCGGCGGTGGAGGTCGGTGAGGATGCCGACGAGCTGGCCGTCGATTTTCCAGATCCGTGCGGTGCCGTCGGCGTCGCCGGTGATGATGACGTCCTGGCCGCCAATCGCGATAGCGTTGATTCGGCGGTGGTGATCGGTGAGGATGCCGACGAGCTGGCCGTCGATGTCCCAGATCCGTGCGGTGCCGTCTTCGCTACCGGTGACGATGACGTCCTGGCCGCCGATCGAGCCAATCGCGATAGCGTTGATTCGGCGGTGGTGGCCGGTGAGGATGCCGACGAGCTGGCCGTCGATATCCCAGATCCGTGCTGTGCCATCCCAGCCGCCGGTCACAATCACATCTTGGCCACCGAACGACCCAATCTCGACCGTGTAGATATTGTCATTCGGTCGGTAACGCCGCCGACGAGTTGGCCGTCGATATCCCAGACTCGTACGCTGCCATCCCAGCCGCCGGCGACAATGACGTCCCGGCCGCCGATCTGCCCGGTAGCGACTCCGCTAGCAACGGTTGCGTGCCCGAAAGCGACACCTCTAGCACTGATCGCATCACCGATGAGGATTTGGTGGGCGGCCCCCGATAGGGCCTGCGCCCATAGCAGTGTCGGTCCGCCTAGTACCCCAACCTCGTTGGTGAACAGACGTTGCCAGGCCGTAAAACCAAGGTGGGCTGCTGCCTGGGCGAGCAACAACGTCCGCTGAAGCCGATCCAGCCCGCCGGTCCGGTGAACGCAGCTACGTAGAATCGCCGCCACTTCTCGGAGTTCGCCGACGGGCTGGGAAGGTAGGGCCGGTACGACACGGGTGAGGTCGGCGACGGCGAGATACCCGGGCTGTTGCAGCAGGGTGAGCAGTTCATTGGCGGCGGCTGCGTGGTCGGCCATGTAACGCTGAAGGTAGGTGTTGGCTTTTGCCCAGCCGTCAGGACCAATGGGGGTGAGTCGCCGGAAGATGCGGAGCGCGTCGTCGGGTTCGGCGTAGTTCGATGGTTCGGCAAGGTTGAGTAGCTGGTCGACCAGGGCTTGGTGATAGAGGCGGGTGCGAACACCCAGGCCGTGCCCGTCGGGCTCGGTTTCCAGGAGGTAGTCCGCAACGGATGAGTGGCGCAACTGCTGAACGTCCTCGCGGGTGGCGGCCAGGCCGAGGGCGTCGGCGAAGAGCAGCCAGGTGTCGTCGTCCAGGCCTGGGCCTCGAGCGAAGGCCAGTGCGGTGAGCATGCGGCCGGTCCGGAACCGTTGTCGCTCGTCGCTGATGGTGTCGAAGTACTTGCTGAACGCCTCCGCCACGCTGGAGGGGATGCGATTGTCGTCGAAATCTGGGTCGGCCGGGTCCCATACCTCGCGCATGAGCGACAGGGAGTGGGCGGCGAACGCGGCAACTAGGAAGTTGCGGTCCGCGCGGCGGGCGACGACCGCCGCCAGGCGATCGGCCAGGATGCGGTCGGCGCGGTACCGCATCCAGGCGCCCTCCGCCCATCCCGGGTATTCGTTGGCGGCGGCTTGGGTGAGATGTCTGGTCGCCACCCGCTGCAGGTCCGCAGGGTCGAAGTAGGTGTCGCTGTCCAGGTCGACCAGGTTGGCGTCGTCG from Nakamurella flava includes the following:
- a CDS encoding helix-turn-helix domain-containing protein gives rise to the protein MQQPPGDRGREADAIAAGQRAGRRGGGKRALPAAIADPYRRELTELLDKLFQATGKTQRAVADLAFVVPSRVSETLRGVGDPPSPDTVGRIARALGATEEQRHRAEELVRLIGTPAPWVLGGDKPRDHVSMRAAGRRPGDGHSGDLFTGRSLAVDRVRGWLTAASPPGTPLVVTGQPGAGKSSVVARAARDLETSGVGGGLFFHARGSTSDELLTAVQTLAGDPSITDTEGWLSHLRRQIAGGTPPMLVVVDALDEAISRSEITRISQLLTTVAAQPASRVVVATRRGRGDQLLRHIGIRNNDDANLVDLDSDTYFDPADLQRVATRHLTQAAANEYPGWAEGAWMRYRADRILADRLAAVVARRADRNFLVAAFAAHSLSLMREVWDPADPDFDDNRIPSSVAEAFSKYFDTISDERQRFRTGRMLTALAFARGPGLDDDTWLLFADALGLAATREDVQQLRHSSVADYLLETEPDGHGLGVRTRLYHQALVDQLLNLAEPSNYAEPDDALRIFRRLTPIGPDGWAKANTYLQRYMADHAAAANELLTLLQQPGYLAVADLTRVVPALPSQPVGELREVAAILRSCVHRTGGLDRLQRTLLLAQAAAHLGFTAWQRLFTNEVGVLGGPTLLWAQALSGAAHQILIGDAISARGVAFGHATVASGVATGQIGGRDVIVAGGWDGSVRVWDIDGQLVGGVTDRMTISTRSRLGRSVAKM
- a CDS encoding Mu transposase C-terminal domain-containing protein, whose amino-acid sequence is MSDRGERRIPAELVELIEGLALRRPPPQIAQVHRIVAGVAVERGLPAPSYNSVRRVIRRLDRGLVALAHHDPYVYRDQFELVLRREALQPNDVWQADHTELDVQIRDGSGRAVRPWLTVVLDEHSRAVAGYALFLGSPTAIQTALALRQAIWRKADPRWPVCAIPATLYSDHGADFTSTHIAHVCADLRMQLVHSTPGRPRGRGKGERFFGTITTELLPTLAGHIPPGNHGRPVTPPSLTVTQLDEAVGEWIVGTYLQREHPETQQSPAQRWTTGGWLPRMPESLEALDLLLLTVRTPRKVQRDGIHLHGLRYFATTLAPYVGEAVTVRYDPRDLAEIRVYHRDKFLCRAVAPEIAAAAISMHDLQAARNERRREPRQHLTARRSLAELLNNPQPARGNTAAAPVAPDAADGLRLKLYQED
- a CDS encoding WD40 repeat domain-containing protein, with the protein product MTGGWDGTARIWDIDGQLVGILTGHHRRINAIAIGSIGGQDVIVTGSEDGTARIWDIDGQLVGILTDHHRRINAIAIGGQDVIITGDADGTARIWKIDGQLVGILTDLHRRITAVTIGSLGGQDVIVTGDADGTARIWNIDGQPVRAPLTGHDGPILTAAVGSLSGQDVIITGSADGTARIWNIDGHPADTPVTGHHGRISALATGPLGGQDVIVTGDADGTVRIWKIDGQLVGILTDLHRRITAVTIGSLGGQDVIVTGSADGTARIWNIDGQLVGILTGHDRQISAVATGSLGGQDVIVTGSEDGTARIWSLDGRPLRAPLTGHYRRISALAIGSLGGQDVIVTGSADGSARIWDIDGHPADTPFTGHRGRITAVAIGPVGGQDVIVTGSEDATARIWDIDGRPVGTLTGHHRRINAIAIRSRGGQNAIVTAGADYTLRTWNQHWTETHCIPSISRVSAAVISGSLVYAAVGPALVAWRFP